The DNA window cgatgatgatgatgacgatgaaaatattacagGTACTTGGGGTATagtaaaattgaaaagaaaattggCACAATTGGATCAAGAATACGATCGAATTATGGATAGTAATACTTTTGATCCAAACAAAGATCATATCTCCATTGTTAAGTCACAGTTTcaagaattattaaactttaaaaaaaaacagtttCTCGATGTTGGTGGTATGTCCTCTTCTAAAATCGCTAGTACTAAGGATGATTTGGATAGTATTGAAGATCAGGTCGCCTCCTTGGAAAACTATTTAAAATCTCAAAGAGCAGCATTACAATctttaaaacaagaaattcaaaaatGTTGAGCAAATATGTTTTTACCTTatacaatatatattatctattagtttaaaatcttttccttttttcttctttttttttttttttttcctttttttaaaaaaaataaaaaaaaaactaaaaattcatcatgtaatatcatttttcacaataaaagaataatattaatgaaaatgtttaatATGTTATTACTCTACAAACgatgtatatataatagaTATAGATATAAGGATCAGATATGTGGAACTACATTCTTTGTCTATCTGCTGTTCTAGGCTTAGCACGAATAATATTGTCGACCCTTAGTAAAACTTCAGCTGCTTCGCTTGCTGAACTAACGACAgcatttttcaatttataaCTTTCAATTATTCCTAATTCCCTCATATCAGCAACAGTACCATTCGTTAAATCCAATCCACAGGTTAACATACCATTGTAAATGGAGGATCTCAATTTAGTAACTAATTCACTACTATCATAGCCAGCATTATCAGCCAAAATAGTAGGTAATTGTCTTAAAGCGCGTGCAAAAGATTCAACAGCCAAGGATTTTTTGCCCTCGCAGTTTTGGGCAGCAGTTTCAACAGCCTTAGACATTATCATCTCCGAACAGCCACCACCTAAAACAGTTCttgtttcttttgttgtttgaGATAAAACACTTAATGCATCGTGTAGAGATCTCTCAGCTTCTTCCAAAACTTGCTCAGTAGCACCCCTTAAAACAATAGTACAAGCTTGACCGGCTTTGCAACCACtgaatttaattaaatttttttcaccaataacaatttCTTCGATTAATTTACATTCACCCAATTTACATTTTTCCGGGTTGTCAAACGTGGAAACAACCTCACCACCAGTAACCAAGGCTAATCGTTCAACACCTTCAAAATCAGCATGTTCGATGGAATTAATGTGTAAGTCGGTGAATAATTGCTCTGGATAGTCATAAATTAATTGTCTGTTAATAAAAGTGTTGATGCCAAACTTAGCAATTTTGGCAATCTTGTTCTTCATCTTTTCACGCTCAGCCTTCTCTAAATCAGCCAATTTTGAGGTAGAATCAACTTTAAATTTAGTaccaaaaattttaactttatctGTATCTAGAGACGTATTagcaattaaaattttggcATTTTCTACCCTCTTAGGTTGGTTATTACCAAAAACCTTGGGCAAAATAAAACCTTCATCTAAAAATGAATCACTCAATTTTCCAcctataatttttaaaacttgaaTATGTTCCAAATTAGTCGAACCCTTTAACCTTAAAATTGCATCAACAGCCATATTCGCAAACTGGTCCTTATCCTGAGACAAAATCTTGGACGATAATGTGGTTTTGGCAATGTGCAGTAAATCGTTTTTAAACTTAATTGCATCTTTTGAATTATCAACAGCAACCTTTTCTAAAGCTTCCAAGGCAACTTTGCTACCAATTCTATAACCGTCAACGATAGTTTGTGGATGTATTTTGTTCTGTTCGATTAATTTCTCAGCTTCTCTTAATAACTCTGCACATAACACGGTAACACTAGTGGTACCATCACCAACTTCGTCGTCTTGGACTTTACTAATATTAACTAAAACTTTTGCTGCGGGATTGTCCAATGGTATAGATTTCAAAATGGTTGCCCCGTCATTAGTAACAATAGCATTACCAGTTGAAGCACTTTGCAATAGTTTATCCATACCTTTGGGACCTAAAGTGGTTTTAACTAAATCACCAACAGCAATTGCACCAACAAATGAACTCATACGAGCATTTTCAGCCCTTTCTTCAGTAACTTGATCGCCAAAAATGTTAATACTCATGATAAgataatatatgtattttgTCTGTACTACTTTAGTTTTGTGAGAACTGGGAAACCTTGGTATAAATCGGGTGTtctttgttattagtaGAAGTGGAACTAAAACTAGTGGGTTTATTGGcgctttctttcttttttttttttttgccatccattttatgaaaaagcaaaaaaaaaaaaaaaaaaaaaaaaaagaaaaattttgtagatattttttcactcaaaaaatatatatatatatatatatatttataataaagtCACTTGCTACGAAATCCAACAACATGCAGCTTTGATCTTTTTCTCAAAgtgtcaaaaaaaaaaaagctttttttccagtaaaaatcaaattgaAAACGAGTTTAACCATAACGAAACAAATTGGAACCGTTCTTATATTCGTAAAGTTTATCAGTATTAATGACCTTAaaatcatattttaaaaaagttttattttgcttattgcctttttaattttttttttttttttacatatatatatatatatttcattatttatctttggtttttatagatatatatgagttttctttttttttttttttttttccctatttttttttactatttttttattatgtgtttatatattaaacatGTTAATACATATTTAATCTTTTACTTCAAATGTACTTTGGGCAAACAACACTGCATTTTTGTAGATCTCGTAATCTCTTTCATTAGTAATTCCAACTCTATTACATTCTTTAATTAAACTTGAAAATTgactaataattttaaatccctttttaaaaacttcTTGTTTGATATCACCATTAATCAATTTATTGGCATGAAAACAGTCAGAAACCATTTTTTCTGCTTCAGAGCCTATTGAACCATTATGTAAACATTTTTGCAAATAAAACTCCCACATCATAGCCATTAAAGTGTTTGGTATAGGCAATTTGAATAACATTTGTGCTACAATCTTGTGAACCCACTcgctattatttttcaagcTTAACCTATCGAATTCGCCACTACATAAACATGAAACGCATACTGAATCAAACATTTCAGACATATTCAATTGAACAAATTGGAAATAATCTCTAAAACATAATAAAGAACGATCTATAGGTCCATGATAATTAAAAGGTTTGGATGGGaacgaaaataataacatcaaGCGGGAAATTATTGTAATGTACCTAGATTCAATTGGATAGCTGTCTAGGGTAAATTTAGATAAAGAACTGTTGTAGGAAATGGCATCGTTACTGCTAGCATTCTCAGTAGCAGCTAAGGAATCATTCAAGCTTATGCTACTGTATTTCATGAACATTAgtaaaaccaaaaattcAGAACCATCTTCAATCCCCAAAGAGTTAAAGTTCAAGAAAATTTCTCCGTATTTAGTTGCttttaaagttttcttGCTATAATCCACGTCAAAAAACcccaataaaattaaaaatcttAATAAAACGGTCGATAACAAATCATAGGGAGttctcaatttttttccaagtTCAATGTTGTTTGGAAAAATAACGTcagcaacaaaaaatttagatTCCCAATCGGCATTTTTATCATCGAAtagtttaataaaatttgcCACGGTGAACGGTTCGTCCTTATCTGTTTTCACCAATATATGATTCATTCTTTCAAAAACGGACGGACTCATTTTATGAGAAATATTAGTCTCTTTCGGGCCAAACCAGTCTAGATGTTTAATTGCTTTGATTTGGTAATATCTATTAATTGGAGCAGTTAATAAGTTTAATTCTTTACTTTTAAAGTCATCTATAGATTTGTCTACCAACGTGCGATACGATGGTATAAACATCGATCCTAACGGAATATCTTCTTTGTAAACCCCACTGCAAATAGCATCTAACAACTTACCGCTAGTAATCAACCCTAAAgaatagtaaaaataatactcGTGTGGCAATCTTTGAGAAATAAACTCGTGAGCATTATTTGGGATTTTCGATTTATCCTCAGCATTAGGTGTAAAGATAGAAACTCTACCATTTTCGAATAAAACAGGCATATTTCTTAAAGAGGAAACACCCTTTTCATATTTGGAAACACTTCTGGGCTCATTGCTTAATaagtagtaataaaaatcgGTACCATTGGCTAAAACCATGTTTAACCCAACTTCAAAAACTTGGGTTATTGGATATATTTGCAATGGAGGCAAGACTTCCGGTTGCAATGGGTTACCACATGTCATTGCAATATCTACAAACTCTTCTTGTGATACTTGAAACTCATTAAATATACGAATTCTATCGACAAATCTCATTTCCTTACTAGGAAACTCCATACCTAAAATAAATCTGTCAATATTgcttaataataacaaatcgGTGGAACCATAAATTGCGTCAATATAATCATTTTGTAAAAGATATGCCAATTGAAACCAAGAAACAAAGGGAGCAACCTGGTATTGAATGTTATGCtcaataaaatatctaatCAAATTAGCCTTAAATATTCTCGTATCAATAGGATTGATGCCAAATCTAAAAGGCTCATTAGGAAATAAGGGTTGATCAATGTAGGTGGATTCgctattttccaaaatagtATTCCAATTAGACCAAGCTCGATTTCTTTGAATTAAACTCAATTCTTTAGATGATGTATCCACCAATGAATTGATGGAAGAAGACGCAGAATTGTATGGAGAATTGATACGAGTACTGGTGTCATTGccattgttgttggtaGTATTAGTAATGTTATTCCTGGATGGAAATATAGTGGAACGACCGGCTTTGGCaagtttttcattttccttttgaTTATGCTCCATTTGATTAAAAGTTTCGAACCcgttaaaaacaaaaacaggCGTAATATTCAACTCCCTAAAAATTTGTAAATCACTCTCCAAAAACATAGTTAAGGTGGTTGGTGATCCACCAATAGCATCTAAGTATTGCTCCCTTTTGGGAGTTAATAAGCGAGACATATAATGATCGACATCAATACCTAGTCTTgcatttttaatagattCAATTGGGCAGCAACCAACCAATCCTCTTTCAAACAAATATGATTCAAGCGATCTAATAGGCATTGTTAATTACTATCTTGCTTATATTGTGGCTAGTTGTTTTAATGTTACGAAAGTAAACAATAACGCACACAAACTGCAAAGAAAAtgcttctttttctttttctttctttctgtaaaaaaagtatatatatatatgtcaaataaattgaaaaggaAACGGGAACGGgaaaaaagacaaatatATGAATAAATGGTATACTCTTGTAAAATAAACAGAGTTTCTTTggctctttttttttttttttgttttttgtttttttttttatttttattttaatttttccttgttgttattttctttcAGAGATTGAATTGTTTAGatttgatatatatttgagGCTAAAAGGGAAATTGTTAATAggaaagacaaaaaaaaaaaaaaaaaaataatctaataaaaaataaatattggaaagttttatttttttttctaattataattatcacAACCACAGCcgaaatattaatttttcaaaaaaaaaaaaagtgtatgtaatagtttgttttttttttaatttatttcgtataaaaataaatacatcTAATGTTACCCGAACACTAACttacaagaaaatatttattagtacctttttttaataacaaaaataaagtttctgcaaattatttttcaaaaatatacaaaaaaagacaatGCAAGCAACAGTCAGCTGAGCgcttaaaataaatatatattacatATATAGTTCTTCAATCTCATGTCATAATATGAAACGTGCatgtaaatttatattataactAACATCCATAAATACAATCAGTAATATATTACACCCACGAATAAGTGGATTCAgcaatgaaataaaaaaaaaaaaaaaaaaaaaaaaaacataggagcaaaattaaaaacaattagGAAAAGTATGCAAGGGGAAAAGATCCAGAAAGATATTCTTCATGATTaatttatagttttaaataatctttattatatgtaaaGATCTAAATGGAACAAAGAATTAATTACCGTAATCCAAACTCCTCATTAATACGACTAATAATGAACTACGCTTAAGAAACTCAACAATAATTGGGCGTGTGGCGTAGTTGGTAGCGCGCTCCCTTAGCATGGGAGAGGTCATCGGTTCGACTCCGGTCTCGTCCAgtaaatttggaaaataacaattaatttttttatattactatacttattttcaaaatagcTAAGTAAATAGAACTTTTTTATCTCCAATGAAGCAAAAAGCATAAGTCAGTACTTAAAAACTACTGTTACTGTTATtctacatatatatatatatatcagtcttttttatttttagattttgttttttttttagttgtGTCatcattctttttctctctaTTTCTCCTAACAGCTAAAACCTTTTCTAATTCAAATATATCATGTTTAGTCTTATCatacaactttttttgtaattccTCATCCTGAAACTCTTTTCTAGCAAATTTGCGAAACTTGCAATCTGAAATAAATCCGGATTCAACTACTAAATTCTCCttgtctttatttttattcatagTACTCCTTTTTAAGTTGATGCTTTCTAATTCTGGAGTCATCAGCGCATGAAGAATAGATTGCGAACCGCGATACCCACTTTTAGTAAAAATCCATAAAAATGGATAAAGAATAATgcaatataataatataagtAATAGTATTGATCCATTGCTTATTATTCTTCTCAAGGAGTAAGATCTCATAATGCCAGGGTTAACTAAAGAAACTGTGACCTGGCCTGTgtcttcctttttatttaaatttaatctTCTTTGTAATTCTAAGCAACATAAACTTAATTGGATTCTAGAAGCacttaaatattttaagcTGCCATCAAATTTCTGATTCGACCATAATGGATCATCAACATTGACTTCACCAAGCGATTGCAAAAGACATGTGGTGACAATGATACGCACTTCTCTATCTGGTGGTTGCGATCTGAAAGCAGGCTGTAAAATATCTAGCAAATGGAAACTACCGGCAAAATTGGTGGAAATTTGAATTTCTAATCCATCTACACTAGATTTCCTTGTTTTAGAATTAAACCATGGTTCTGCATCGCCATGCATTAATATAATACCATCTAATCTCCTTGGTGGAGAATTGTCCAACCATTTTGTGGCAAATTTCCTGACAGAATATAAATTACTCATATCACATTGTTCCCAATAAATTAGTTCGTTGTCAGTACGTTTTCTTAAATCTTCCAAAAATTCTTCACTCCATTCGTCAATTCTTCTagttaataaaatcaacTGAGCACCTCTAGATGCCAATTCAGTCGCTACATTTGTACCCATCCCCATAGATGTAGCACCTGTTAAAATGTAAACTTTCCCATGTAAATTACGTtcccaaatatttttggatccaataaaaaaatatttggccAAGCCTACGCCTAGCAAATAGGGAAAGGCAGTTTTCatttgttgaaaatatGGTATCTTGTCAGTGCCTTCAAATGCAATAGTACCGATTATATTTAAGGGCATTTTTGTTCGCAAGtatatgtgtgtgtttGGATCTTTGTTTGTGTTGAATCTTTGAtcttaaatttaaatgattaAGCGTGATTGTGAGTGTAATTAGTTGTTAATTGATGgcaaatttttaaacaccaaaaaaaaaaaaaaaaataaaaataaaaacaaaaattaaaagggaaaaaaaaaaaaaaaaaaaaaaaaaatttgaaatataaaactattcaacaataaaaacccaatgaaatatatacataatgtaaagatattattaaaataattaaaaaattacaaacataattaataatataatatatttattcaaaaaaaaaaaaaaaaaaaaaaaaaaaaaaaaaaaaaaaaaaaaaaaaaaaaaaaaaaagtcatttGAAAGTTTCTTCACCTCTCACTACGTATAGAGTATCgccattaaaaattttattattaacacgATCTGAAGTGTTTAATAACTGTGCTGAATCTTCATTGTCGCCTTtgtacaaaaataatttatcttttaaagaAACATCAGCgtcattattaatatttttcatatcTAATTGGACAGCTAAATAATCCAAAACCCTCCCGACTGGccatattttatttatataaaactCCTGTTTTTCAGGTACCTTAAAATCATCAATTGCATAACACCAACAATATATTCGATTATTTTCCgggatttttttatcaccTTTGGCagtttttttcattttatttattattaataacttATTTGCCCCTGTTGTTTGCTTTTGTCTTCTGCCgttgtgtttttttgagtttttctcaaaaaatttctttagTTTGTATAATGcagattttttatttgaatttaaaagttgagactttatataatttctatttttttctagcTTTTGATTCTGTTCTTGTTGAACTCTTATGTATCCTGGTTCCGGTAATaactttttgaaatattccTCATTCCCAATTTTGATGTTTTTGTGAACGGCTGTTTGGTGTTCattctttcttttactCTCTAATTCCTCCTTTAATGAAGAACAATGATGCAGTTCCTTTGTTCTATGTTCTTTGCAAAATGTACCCTTACAAGAAGAACAGtaaaatggtaaaaaatCTAGTTGTCTGCAAAAATTACAATGCTTCCCGACATCTAGCATAGATATTTCCTTAGttgacattttttttctcgcgtatttttgttttaaatattgaGTTTTAACACCTATCTTTCTGTTGATTTAAGTTTCAATGTATTTTATCCAAATAACATCAAATGAATATCTgcatttataataataagtttATCGAAATGAGGAAGgcaaaaatagaaaaaaagaaagtaaaaaaaaaaagtaaaaaaaaaaaaaaaaaaaaaaaagtctgTACAgtgttttatcttttattccGCTTGGTTTTATATTGATCACTttttatagaaaaaatagtatCACCAAAGGTGAAAGAGTTGAAGTTGTATTTGCCACTTTCAACTATCAATGCATCACCTAGCTTCACAAGTCACAATtttattgtcattattatgTTATTGGTATGTAAAATAAtcgaaaaaaatttacttAGTAAAGGTCATTACTGAATTGTACATTACGTTGGCATTTAAGACCTCGACTGAAATCATTAAAACAATCAATGAGTGGGTTATTGTGTTATTTTCTctttagtaaaaaaaaaataaaataaaagtgtGTGTGGAAGTGGATACTAAAAACTTCTAGAATAATccagaaataataattgctGCTgggaaaataaatctttttttttgtggaCTTTGTCCTTCGGAGATTTCGAAAAAAACGATGTTTATTTCAAGTTGCTATATATTTTCACTTTActagttaatttttttttgcataaaatcaatttttgGTTActctaaaataaataaattaaaaaaaaaaaaaagaacacaCTTCTGTATCTACATAACTATAATTTCATATAAAAAACTGCTTAgtcttattattttcaccaTTCTACTATTCAACTTCTTGGAATATTTAGaatatcaacaatttttttgacaCCTTCAAGTACTTCTTCGTCTGCAAATCTTCTTGAAATTAGTTGCAAAGCAATTGGACCACCaacataattttttggatcgtaattaattttatcttCGTTATGGCCATACCAAAccattttttcatattgattgttttttaatttaggCCCTCCATTTGAGAAGGGTAAAACATCGGTAGTTGTTTCATGGAAAAGACCAGTGGGGAATACACAGCTCGGAAAATCAACATAGTTCCAAAGAGCAGTATATCCCCAATACAAAGAGTTCCCTGGTGTTTCGGATGGACCAACATAGCTTGGTGCCAAGATAAAATCTAACCCCAAACTGCCATCTTCTACTCGGCcaaagaattttttatatagaTCCAATCTTAAGTTATCCCTTTCATATGCTAGCATTCTAACATCATACACACTTAAGGGCTTACCAGCATTGTCGCCAAACTGGAAATAATGGCTTGTTAAAGGTAAAATAGGCTCACCGCTCTTTTCAAACATATCATACTGCGTTTGATTACCATCACTAGTAAAACATGCAATGGCGTTGGTATAAATACTTTCCATTTCACTTTCAGAATACCAATAGTTCTTTAAATCAACAAGCTCAAAATTCTCAGCTAATTTTTCCACAACCAGTTTCATACCCCTGGAAATGGCTGGGAAGGGAGTTACCAAATTGTCATCAAATAAACaaccaatttttattttctttggcAACTCAACTGGGGTTCTCCAAGGCAGTGGTAGACAAGATGGATCATAATTAGAGGGAATACCTTTATTAACGAAACTCTCCATGAAAAAATCGATTTCTTCAATACTTCTAGCTAATGGACCTTGtgaaacaataata is part of the Saccharomycodes ludwigii strain NBRC 1722 chromosome III, whole genome shotgun sequence genome and encodes:
- the CCT2 gene encoding chaperonin-containing T-complex subunit CCT2 (similar to Saccharomyces cerevisiae YIL142W | CCT2 | Chaperonin Containing TCP-1), which produces MSINIFGDQVTEERAENARMSSFVGAIAVGDLVKTTLGPKGMDKLLQSASTGNAIVTNDGATILKSIPLDNPAAKVLVNISKVQDDEVGDGTTSVTVLCAELLREAEKLIEQNKIHPQTIVDGYRIGSKVALEALEKVAVDNSKDAIKFKNDLLHIAKTTLSSKILSQDKDQFANMAVDAILRLKGSTNLEHIQVLKIIGGKLSDSFLDEGFILPKVFGNNQPKRVENAKILIANTSLDTDKVKIFGTKFKVDSTSKLADLEKAEREKMKNKIAKIAKFGINTFINRQLIYDYPEQLFTDLHINSIEHADFEGVERLALVTGGEVVSTFDNPEKCKLGECKLIEEIVIGEKNLIKFSGCKAGQACTIVLRGATEQVLEEAERSLHDALSVLSQTTKETRTVLGGGCSEMIMSKAVETAAQNCEGKKSLAVESFARALRQLPTILADNAGYDSSELVTKLRSSIYNGMLTCGLDLTNGTVADMRELGIIESYKLKNAVVSSASEAAEVLLRVDNIIRAKPRTADRQRM
- the MKT1 gene encoding Mkt1p (similar to Saccharomyces cerevisiae YNL085W | MKT1 | Maintenance of K2 Killer Toxin), which produces MPIRSLESYLFERGLVGCCPIESIKNARLGIDVDHYMSRLLTPKREQYLDAIGGSPTTLTMFLESDLQIFRELNITPVFVFNGFETFNQMEHNQKENEKLAKAGRSTIFPSRNNITNTTNNNGNDTSTRINSPYNSASSSINSLVDTSSKELSLIQRNRAWSNWNTILENSESTYIDQPLFPNEPFRFGINPIDTRIFKANLIRYFIEHNIQYQVAPFVSWFQLAYLLQNDYIDAIYGSTDLLLLSNIDRFILGMEFPSKEMRFVDRIRIFNEFQVSQEEFVDIAMTCGNPLQPEVLPPLQIYPITQVFEVGLNMVLANGTDFYYYLLSNEPRSVSKYEKGVSSLRNMPVLFENGRVSIFTPNAEDKSKIPNNAHEFISQRLPHEYYFYYSLGLITSGKLLDAICSGVYKEDIPLGSMFIPSYRTLVDKSIDDFKSKELNLLTAPINRYYQIKAIKHLDWFGPKETNISHKMSPSVFERMNHILVKTDKDEPFTVANFIKLFDDKNADWESKFFVADVIFPNNIELGKKLRTPYDLLSTVLLRFLILLGFFDVDYSKKTLKATKYGEIFLNFNSLGIEDGSEFLVLLMFMKYSSISLNDSLAATENASSNDAISYNSSLSKFTLDSYPIESRYITIISRLMLLFSFPSKPFNYHGPIDRSLLCFRDYFQFVQLNMSEMFDSVCVSCLCSGEFDRLSLKNNSEWVHKIVAQMLFKLPIPNTLMAMMWEFYLQKCLHNGSIGSEAEKMVSDCFHANKLINGDIKQEVFKKGFKIISQFSSLIKECNRVGITNERDYEIYKNAVLFAQSTFEVKD
- the CUZ1 gene encoding Cuz1p (similar to Saccharomyces cerevisiae YNL181W | Potentiates Bioactive compound Response), producing the protein MSTKEISMLDVGKHCNFCRQLDFLPFYCSSCKGTFCKEHRTKELHHCSSLKEELESKRKNEHQTAVHKNIKIGNEEYFKKLLPEPGYIRVQQEQNQKLEKNRNYIKSQLLNSNKKSALYKLKKFFEKNSKKHNGRRQKQTTGANKLLIINKMKKTAKGDKKIPENNRIYCWCYAIDDFKVPEKQEFYINKIWPVGRVLDYLAVQLDMKNINNDADVSLKDKLFLYKGDNEDSAQLLNTSDRVNNKIFNGDTLYVVRGEETFKYQRFNTNKDPNTHIYLRTKMPLNIIGTIAFEGTDKIPYFQQMKTAFPYLLGVGLAKYFFIGSKNIWERNLHGKVYILTGATSMGMGTNVATELASRGAQLILLTRRIDEWSEEFLEDLRKRTDNELIYWEQCDMSNLYSVRKFATKWLDNSPPRRLDGIILMHGDAEPWFNSKTRKSSVDGLEIQISTNFAGSFHLLDILQPAFRSQPPDREVRIIVTTCLLQSLGEVNVDDPLWSNQKFDGSLKYLSASRIQLSLCCLELQRRLNLNKKEDTGQVTVSLVNPGIMRSYSLRRIISNGSILLLILLYCIILYPFLWIFTKSGYRGSQSILHALMTPELESINLKRSTMNKNKDKENLVVESGFISDCKFRKFARKEFQDEELQKKLYDKTKHDIFELEKVLAVRRNREKKNDDTTKKKTKSKNKKD
- a CDS encoding uncharacterized protein (similar to Saccharomyces cerevisiae YDR242W | AMD2 | AMiDase); protein product: MNGKVYPSEDPGKYKSFIPLIDAYNEAKLKQIKEYDPEFYAKCVEIIPTAEELDASPISFMKYNKKLLSPMDFEIVTNYSMQELVAKQISKELTALSIINAYIKSAIISHLITNCAMQFLIPEALAKANYLDKFLSKNNGEVIGPLHGVPISIKEHMNYAGKQTCGSYVGCLDNIPRESAINIKILDKLGANFHIRTSQPQSLMWLDTANNIIGRTRNPLSTRMSPGGSSGGEGACVASHGSCIGFGGDIGGSIRVPAAFTNLFGFRPTTRIFSSLNNLGGGKGQETIIVSQGPLARSIEEIDFFMESFVNKGIPSNYDPSCLPLPWRTPVELPKKIKIGCLFDDNLVTPFPAISRGMKLVVEKLAENFELVDLKNYWYSESEMESIYTNAIACFTSDGNQTQYDMFEKSGEPILPLTSHYFQFGDNAGKPLSVYDVRMLAYERDNLRLDLYKKFFGRVEDGSLGLDFILAPSYVGPSETPGNSLYWGYTALWNYVDFPSCVFPTGLFHETTTDVLPFSNGGPKLKNNQYEKMVWYGHNEDKINYDPKNYVGGPIALQLISRRFADEEVLEGVKKIVDILNIPRS